Proteins from a single region of Ensifer adhaerens:
- the mutM gene encoding bifunctional DNA-formamidopyrimidine glycosylase/DNA-(apurinic or apyrimidinic site) lyase — translation MPELPEVETVKRGLAPTMEGALIVNAELRRPDLRFPFPENFSATVAGQRIVSLSRRAKYLMIDLEAGDVIIAHLGMSGSFRIEAGPAAATPGEFHHPRGKDEKHDHVIFHLDGADGPVRVIYNDPRRFGFMDLARRETVASHAYFRALGEEPTGNLLDATYLAARFSGKAQPLKAALLDQKNIAGLGNIYVCEALWRSHLTPVKPAGELVDKRGKPKDGLLRLTDAIREVIADAIAAGGSSLKDHIQADGSLGYFQHSFSVYDREGEACRTSGCNGTVARIVQAGRSTFYCPHCQK, via the coding sequence ATGCCGGAGTTGCCCGAGGTCGAAACCGTCAAGCGCGGCCTGGCGCCGACCATGGAGGGCGCGCTGATCGTCAACGCGGAACTGCGCCGGCCGGACCTGCGCTTTCCGTTTCCGGAGAATTTTTCCGCAACCGTTGCCGGCCAGCGCATCGTCTCGCTGTCGCGCCGGGCGAAGTATCTGATGATCGATCTGGAGGCGGGCGACGTCATCATCGCCCATCTCGGCATGTCCGGCTCCTTCCGCATCGAGGCGGGGCCGGCGGCGGCGACGCCGGGCGAGTTTCACCATCCGCGCGGCAAGGACGAGAAGCACGATCACGTCATCTTTCATCTAGACGGCGCCGACGGCCCCGTGCGGGTGATCTACAACGACCCACGCCGCTTCGGCTTCATGGACCTTGCCCGCCGCGAAACGGTGGCAAGCCACGCCTATTTCCGGGCACTCGGCGAGGAGCCGACAGGCAACCTGCTCGATGCCACCTATCTTGCGGCGCGGTTTTCCGGAAAGGCGCAGCCGCTGAAGGCAGCCTTGCTCGACCAGAAGAACATTGCCGGGCTCGGCAATATCTATGTCTGCGAGGCGCTGTGGCGCTCGCATCTGACGCCGGTGAAACCCGCCGGCGAACTCGTCGACAAGCGTGGCAAGCCGAAGGACGGGCTGCTGCGGCTGACGGACGCGATCCGCGAGGTCATCGCCGATGCCATCGCCGCCGGCGGCTCGTCGCTCAAGGACCATATCCAGGCCGACGGCTCGCTCGGTTATTTCCAGCACTCCTTCTCCGTCTACGACCGCGAAGGAGAGGCTTGCCGCACGTCGGGCTGCAACGGTACGGTCGCCCGGATCGTGCAGGCGGGCCGTTCGACCTTCTATTGCCCGCACTGCCAGAAATGA